AGATTCCCGAGTTCAAACTGAGAATGTCCCATCAAGGCGTCTATTGGGTTGTCGCCTAAAAGCGCATAAGGAACCAACAAGGCCAAGACCTTCTCGTATTCTCCTGCCTCAAAATAAATCCAAGCTTGATCAAGACGGCCCTGTAAAGCTCTTTCAGAGATCGGTTGCTTGAGATGCTCTATTTTGCGATCGATTTCGCCTAATTGCTGAGACAAAGGACCCAAGTCCCAAGCAAACAACTCCAATGAAGCGCAGCCTAAAAGAAAGAGAACCCTCTTCACGGCAGAGCACCATATTGGATCACTGCTTTTCTGTGTTTGCTAAAGAGCACTTCTGTTTTTTGAGAAGGCTGTACATCCAGACTTGTGCTCAAAGGAATCAGGGTTAGACTGCCATCTCTATTTTGCAAACGTAAGATGATCTTGAGCTCGTGCCGACCTGCAACAGCCGTTCCATCGAATACAAGAATGCCTTTCTTGACTTCGACCTGCATGGGCAAAGAAGGCAGGTGTTGTTCACTCAGACAGACTTCCAATCCCTCGATTTTGGACTTAGCAACAAGGTCTTTCGAAATCACAATGGCCATTTTGGGATTTTTCGCAACGGAGCCCGGGAGTAAGTGTGGAATGTCGCTTAAAGGAAGAACGGTTCGACCTCGAATGTGATGAGCGACCACTTTGGTATCTTCAAGAATTCGATCTTTGTTGACTCGAAGCTCGACATAGCTGGTACCGCCTTGTTTTGCCGTAATGGAGATTTTAGCTTCTAAAATTTTGCTTATTTCTGAATTGACGTAGGTAAATATTTTATTGTTACCCCCGCAATAAGCTTTCAGAGAAATCACATGCTGACCTTCGTTGACAAAAGAGTCAAAAATAGTCCGTGTCTTCCTAGAGTTCTCAGAAATGGGGGTTCCGTCTAGCGCATAGGCCACGTTCGTCAAATGGCAGTTTTGATCCCCAGACAGCGCATAAATAATAAGCCTTGCATCGCTATCAAGGGCTCCTGTTATATTATCTTTGAGTGTTTTTAGTTCCGCTCTTTGACTTTTTATTTTTTCTTCTAAATTATTGATCTGCTGTTCAAGTTGCAATATTTTATCATTCTCAATCGTTTTAGAGAGTGACAACTCAAAATTCTCAGATATCAAGCAAGCACTGAGCATCAGAGCGACAAAAAATGGATTTTTGAAAATAAGCATAAAAGGCGTACCCGTTCTAAAATAATATGTTTATTGAAATAATATCAATACCCTAGAGTTAAAAGTGTCTTCGAAGAGCCAAGGCTCTACTTAAACTCATGCGATCCGCAAATTGCAACTCTCCTCCGACAGGTACTCCTGTGGCAATTCGGGTTACATTGAAAGAGCGCTCCGAAAGCTCTTGAAATAAAAACAAGGCCGTGGCTTCACCTTCCACCGTTGCCGGGGTCGCCAAGATAACTTCTTCCACCTCTTCTTTTAGGAGACGATTCAATAGACTTTGGATTCGCAATTTACTTGGCCCGATTCCCTCCATCGGAGCCAATACCCCATGAAGCACGTGATAAAGACCTCGGTACTCAGCGGTTCTTTCCAACGCCATTAAGTCTTGAACTCTAGACACGACGCAGAGGACTTTTTTATCCCGACTCGTTGAGCTGCAAACAGAGCATTGATTGCACTCGGTCGTCACCATGTGGCAGGTCGAACATTCACGCACCTGGGTTGACAAAGCATCTAACGCTTGGCCAAGTCCAAGCAAAGCTTCTCGATCGTTTGAGACGAGATGTAAAACCAAACGCAAAGCCGTGCGCTCACCGACTCCTGGCAAACGCGAGAATTGGTCGATCGCATGCTGAATCGGGTTTGGTTTCATATCGAACATATTGCTCCCTTTCGCACTGTGTGCCTATAAGGCACTTCCTTGATAAATAAAACCCCTGAAGGCATTCTCCTCGTTGACAAACCCAAAGGCATCACGTCTTTTGATCTGGTGGCTCAAGTTCGTCGAACCCATGGGATACGAGCGGTTGGGCATACGGGAACGCTGGATCCCTTTGCCACAGGTCTCATGGTTGTTCTGCTCGGACGCTATACGCGCTTTAGCCATTACATTACTTCGGAAGATAAGGTCTATGAGGCAGAAGTTTTACTGGGTCAAGGAACCGATACCGACGATTGCGATGGCCAAGTCGTTTCTGAAGCCTGGGTTCACTCCCTAGAGACGGAAGAAATTGAAGCCGCGTTGCAGCAATTTATGGGAAAGCAACTTCAGGTTCCACCCATTTATTCGGCCATATCCATCGGTGGGGAGCGAGCCTATAAAAAAGCTCGAAGAGGTGAGCAACTCGAACTCCCTGCCAGAGAAATTGAAATATTCGAACTTAAGCTTCTGAAGCGAGTCGATCATCATCGCTTTTGCTTTCGGGCTCATGTCTCCAAAGGAACTTATATCCGAGCACTCGCCCGAGATCTGGGGCGAACACTTGGCTTTCCGGCTCATCTTACCGAGCTTCGCAGAACTCGAGTCGGGCATTACGATATCAAAGACTGCTCGCCAGAACTCCGAGAAGGCCCAGCGGCTCTCCTGAACCTTCCGAAAATCGCTATTGATGAATCAATCGCTTTGGCGATCAGAAAGGGACAAAAACCTTCTTTTCCCCTAGACACAGAACTGGATTTCAGGCTTGCTTTGGCACATTATAAAGATGAGATCATCGGAATCGTCCGAGTCGAGCAGGGCTGCTTAATCCCAGTTCGAGGGTTCTAGTACCTGAAATTGCATCGTTTTTTCATGAAGACGCACTTGACAGGATACTTTAATCGACATAGAGGAAGACCCTGATCAAACAAGGGCCCTGTGTTCCAAGCTTTGCCCCCCCTAACTTGGCACTCAGGGTTCTTGTCTGATTTTTTTAGTGTTTTCTTGATCATAGCATGAAAGAAGCGGAGTACTCCCAGCCCATGGTGACTGAAATTTTACAAAACTTCGCAACTCGGAAAAATTTTGCAAAAATCAAAACCAAGCTTCAGACCCCAAGTCTGATCGATATCCAACGCAAGAGCTACAATAAGTTCTTGCAGATGGATACTGCTTGGAATGTACGCGAAAATTCCGGTTTGCAATCTGTATTTCAATCGGTTTTTCCCATTAAAGACTACAATGAAACGGCATCTCTCGAATTTGTAGGGTACCATTTCGATCGTCCTAAGTACGATGTCGAAGAATGTCGTTCCAGAGGAATGACCTTTGCGGCCCCCATTCGGGTTGTTGTACGCTTGGTCATTTGGGATAAAGATGAGTCTTCTGGCAACCAAACCATCCGAGACGTTAAAGAGCAAGAAGTCTACTTTGGCGAAGTGCCTTTGATGACCGACTTCGGAACCTTCATTGTGAATGGGACTGAACGGGTTGTGGTTTCTCAGCTTCACAGAAGCCCCGGTGTCTTTTTCGACAGTGATCGTGGAAGAACGCACTCGTCCGGAAAATTGCTTTACAATGCTCGCATCATTCCTTATCGCGGCTCTTGGCTCGATTTTGAATTCGATCACAAAGATCTGATCTACTGCCGCATTGATCGACGTCGGAAATTCTTGGCAACCATTGTTTTGAAAGCTTTGGGTTATTCGACAGAAGAATTGCTTAGTTACTTCTACAAAACCGAAGTCTTGCTTCTGAATCGAGGCAATGGATTCTCTAAAGTAGCGGACTATGATCTGCTGTTGGGACAAAGAGCGACCAAGGACATTGTCCACCCTGAGTCCGACGAAGTATTGGTTCGAAAGAATCGCAAATTCACCAAGCTTTCCGTGCAAAAAATGCAAGAAGCCAACATCCAGTCGCTTCAACTTGAAGATGATGAGGTTTCAGGCTTAATCTCCGCCAAAGATGTTATTGATGTTCAAAGCGGAGAGGTTATCCTCGAGTGCAATGAAGCTTTGACACTCAAAAAACTTGAGAGTCTGGTTGAATCGGGCTTGGAACAAATTCAAGTTTTGTTTATCGATGGCCTAAACGTTGGTTCTTACTTGCGCGATACCATTGCGCAAGACAAAGTTTCGAATCGTGAAGAGGCTTTGCTTGAACTTTATCGTCGCATGAGACCCGGAGATCCTCCAACGCTTGAGACGGCCGAAAATCTGTTTACGAATCTGTTTTTCAATCCAGAGCGTTACGATCTTTCCGAAGTGGGTCGTCTGAAGTTTAACCATAAATTCAATTTGGATGAGCCGTTAACCAATCGCGTCCTCACCAAGCGAGACATTTTAGAAACGGTTCGCTATTTGATCGAACTACGTAATGGCACAGGTTCATTGGATGACATTGATCATCTTGGAAATCGACGTGTCCGTGCCGTTGGCGAATTGATTGAGAATCAGTATCGTATCGGCTTAGTTCGAATGGAACGCGCGATTAAAGAGCGCATGAGTGTTCAAGAAGTTGATACTTTGATGCCTCATGATTTGGTCAACAACAAACCTGTAGCCGCTGTGGTGAAGGAATTTTTCGGTTCCTCTCAGTTGTCTCAGTTTATGGATCAAACCAATCCGTTGTCTGAAATTACGCACAAGCGTCGTTTGTCTGCACTTGGACCGGGAGGATTAACTCGAGAGCGAGCGGGCTTCGAAGTTCGAGATGTGCATACCACACATTACGGACGTATTTGTCCCATTGAAACCCCAGAAGGTCAGAACATCGGTTTGATTGCTTCTTTGTCCACCTTTGCTCGCGTCAATGAATACGGCTTTGTCGAAACGCCTTATCGACGTGTTCGAAATGGCCAAGTAACCGATGAAATTGAATATTTCTCAGCCTTGCAGGAAGAAAACGAAGTCATCGCACAAGCAAACTCTAAAGTAGACCCCGATACCGGAGCCTTCTTGGATTCCTTTGTTCAGGTCCGAAAAAGCGGTGAAACAACTCTCGAGCGTCCCGAAGAAATTTCCTTGATGGACGTTTCTCCGAATCAGCTTGTTTCAGTGGCTGCAGGTCTGATTCCATTTTTGGAACACGACGATGCAAACCGAGCTTTGATGGGTTCGAACATGCAAAGACAGGCAGTGCCTCTCTTACGTTCGGATTCGCCTCTTGTGGGTACGGGCATGGAAGCCGTTGTAGCACGAGATTCCGGCGTTTGCCGTGTAGCAAAGCGAGGGGGGGTCATTGATTACGTTGACAGCTCTCGTATTGTGGTCCGCGTCAACTCCGATGAAATCGATGATCATGGCTCTCAGGTTGATATCTACAAGCTGAATAAGTTCCAACGTTCCAACCAGAGCACCTGCTTCAATCAAAAACCGATTGTTTCGATCGGAAATGCGATTCAAGCAGGGGATGTGATTGCCGATGGTCCCTCGACCGATTGCGGAGAACTCGCTTTGGGCCGGAACGTGGTTGTCGCGTTCATGCCCTGGCATGGATACAATTTCGAAGATTCGATTTTGATTTCGGAACGCCTCTTAAAAGAAGACCTCTATACCTCGATTCATATTGAAGAATACGAATGCGTGGCTCGAGATACAAAACTTGGACCTGAGGAAATCACCCGAGACATCCCCAATGCGGGCGATGAGACTTTAGGTGATTTGGACGAAGCGGGTATCATTCGAGTCGGTGCCGAAGTTAAAGCAGGCGATATTTTGGTTGGTAAGATTACTCCGAAAGGGGAATCTCAACTTTCGCCCGAAGAAAAACTTTTGCGTGCTATCTTTGGTGAGAAAGCAGGAGATGTTCGAGATACCAGCCTTCGCATGCCGCCCGGCACGACAGGTACGGTCATCGATGCGAAGGTCTTTACTCGAAAAGGCATTGATAAAGACTCGCGTGCGCGTTCGAACGAAGAAGAAGGCGAAGCACAGCTTTTGAAAGATCAGAACGACGAAATTCGAATCATTCGAAACTCAGCCGTTGAACGTATGGTTGCGCTGTTAAAAGATCGAGTCACGATCAATAAGCTGATCGATGAGAAAGGCAAAGTTCTGATTAAAAAAGGCGATGAGCTGACTTCCGAACTTTTGAGCAGCGTTGATTGGAAATATTACGGCGATATCTCTGTTTCTGATACGGTAATTTCAGATCGCATTCAAAAAATTGTCAAAACGCTTACGGAGCAAATAGAAGCGGTACGAACCTCTTTCAGCGAACGCATCAAGCGTTTGAAAGAAGGGGACGAATTGCCTCCT
The Myxococcaceae bacterium genome window above contains:
- the recR gene encoding recombination protein RecR encodes the protein MKPNPIQHAIDQFSRLPGVGERTALRLVLHLVSNDREALLGLGQALDALSTQVRECSTCHMVTTECNQCSVCSSTSRDKKVLCVVSRVQDLMALERTAEYRGLYHVLHGVLAPMEGIGPSKLRIQSLLNRLLKEEVEEVILATPATVEGEATALFLFQELSERSFNVTRIATGVPVGGELQFADRMSLSRALALRRHF
- the truB gene encoding tRNA pseudouridine(55) synthase TruB gives rise to the protein MINKTPEGILLVDKPKGITSFDLVAQVRRTHGIRAVGHTGTLDPFATGLMVVLLGRYTRFSHYITSEDKVYEAEVLLGQGTDTDDCDGQVVSEAWVHSLETEEIEAALQQFMGKQLQVPPIYSAISIGGERAYKKARRGEQLELPAREIEIFELKLLKRVDHHRFCFRAHVSKGTYIRALARDLGRTLGFPAHLTELRRTRVGHYDIKDCSPELREGPAALLNLPKIAIDESIALAIRKGQKPSFPLDTELDFRLALAHYKDEIIGIVRVEQGCLIPVRGF
- the rpoB gene encoding DNA-directed RNA polymerase subunit beta, which produces MVTEILQNFATRKNFAKIKTKLQTPSLIDIQRKSYNKFLQMDTAWNVRENSGLQSVFQSVFPIKDYNETASLEFVGYHFDRPKYDVEECRSRGMTFAAPIRVVVRLVIWDKDESSGNQTIRDVKEQEVYFGEVPLMTDFGTFIVNGTERVVVSQLHRSPGVFFDSDRGRTHSSGKLLYNARIIPYRGSWLDFEFDHKDLIYCRIDRRRKFLATIVLKALGYSTEELLSYFYKTEVLLLNRGNGFSKVADYDLLLGQRATKDIVHPESDEVLVRKNRKFTKLSVQKMQEANIQSLQLEDDEVSGLISAKDVIDVQSGEVILECNEALTLKKLESLVESGLEQIQVLFIDGLNVGSYLRDTIAQDKVSNREEALLELYRRMRPGDPPTLETAENLFTNLFFNPERYDLSEVGRLKFNHKFNLDEPLTNRVLTKRDILETVRYLIELRNGTGSLDDIDHLGNRRVRAVGELIENQYRIGLVRMERAIKERMSVQEVDTLMPHDLVNNKPVAAVVKEFFGSSQLSQFMDQTNPLSEITHKRRLSALGPGGLTRERAGFEVRDVHTTHYGRICPIETPEGQNIGLIASLSTFARVNEYGFVETPYRRVRNGQVTDEIEYFSALQEENEVIAQANSKVDPDTGAFLDSFVQVRKSGETTLERPEEISLMDVSPNQLVSVAAGLIPFLEHDDANRALMGSNMQRQAVPLLRSDSPLVGTGMEAVVARDSGVCRVAKRGGVIDYVDSSRIVVRVNSDEIDDHGSQVDIYKLNKFQRSNQSTCFNQKPIVSIGNAIQAGDVIADGPSTDCGELALGRNVVVAFMPWHGYNFEDSILISERLLKEDLYTSIHIEEYECVARDTKLGPEEITRDIPNAGDETLGDLDEAGIIRVGAEVKAGDILVGKITPKGESQLSPEEKLLRAIFGEKAGDVRDTSLRMPPGTTGTVIDAKVFTRKGIDKDSRARSNEEEGEAQLLKDQNDEIRIIRNSAVERMVALLKDRVTINKLIDEKGKVLIKKGDELTSELLSSVDWKYYGDISVSDTVISDRIQKIVKTLTEQIEAVRTSFSERIKRLKEGDELPPGVIKIAKVYVAVKRKLQPGDKMAGRHGNKGVISRVLPEEDMPYLPDGTPVDFVLNPLGVPSRMNVGQILETHLGWAAKGLGEKLEQMLHEQRDLALIRNEIKEIFGDASHEALVERLPDTELPKLVEKLKRGISMQTPVFDGAPEEKIRELLELGNRNVTGQTILFDGRTGEPFDQDVTVGVMYMLKLHHLVDDKIHARSIGPYSLVTQQPLGGKAQFGGQRLGEMEVWAMEAYGAAYSLQEFLTVKSDDVIGRTRMYEAIVKGEHVLESGIPESFNVLIKELQSLALDVQLLDEMDPTKA